One Gammaproteobacteria bacterium DNA window includes the following coding sequences:
- the ubiA gene encoding 4-hydroxybenzoate octaprenyltransferase, translating to MKRQQALTITNRLYSYAQLMRLNKPIGILLLLWPTLWGLWIAAEGVPPLHILIVFVAGVVLMRSAGCVINDYADRDFDGHVERTQTRPLVSGAVTTKEALLLFSVLVIASFMLVLTLDYFTVILSVVALLLAAIYPFTKRYINMPQVVLGAAFAWAIPMAFAAIRGEIPFIAWLLFAATILWTIAYDTFYAMVDRDDDLRIGIKSTAILFGRYDRVIVAVLHGLVLVILLLAGNLLAASIVYYIGLFAAALFALYQQWLTRNRDTAGCFRAFLNNNWFGLVIFVGIFLNFGVKPAWLS from the coding sequence ATGAAACGTCAACAGGCCCTAACTATTACCAATCGGCTGTATAGTTATGCACAATTGATGCGTCTTAACAAACCGATTGGCATACTTTTATTATTATGGCCGACACTGTGGGGCTTGTGGATAGCCGCAGAAGGTGTGCCGCCGCTACATATTCTTATTGTCTTTGTGGCTGGGGTTGTGCTGATGCGTTCAGCAGGCTGTGTGATTAACGATTATGCAGACCGTGATTTTGATGGCCATGTTGAGCGTACCCAGACGCGACCATTAGTGAGCGGTGCTGTGACGACCAAAGAAGCGTTATTGCTTTTTTCTGTGTTGGTTATAGCATCCTTTATGTTGGTGCTCACCTTAGATTATTTTACTGTTATTTTATCCGTGGTGGCATTGTTGCTGGCAGCGATATATCCATTCACCAAGCGCTACATCAATATGCCGCAAGTTGTGCTTGGCGCTGCCTTTGCGTGGGCAATACCTATGGCATTCGCGGCGATACGTGGTGAAATCCCTTTTATTGCGTGGCTGTTGTTTGCGGCAACCATTTTATGGACAATCGCCTACGATACCTTTTACGCCATGGTCGATCGCGATGATGATTTACGCATAGGCATTAAATCAACGGCAATATTATTTGGTCGTTATGACCGTGTAATTGTCGCCGTGTTACATGGTTTGGTGCTGGTGATATTACTGCTGGCGGGCAATTTACTTGCTGCCAGCATTGTTTATTACATTGGCTTGTTTGCAGCAGCATTGTTTGCACTCTATCAACAATGGCTAACACGCAATCGTGATACAGCAGGCTGTTTTCGGGCATTTTTGAATAATAATTGGTTTGGCTTGGTGATTTTTGTGGGTATATTTTTAAATTTTGGTGTTAAGCCAGCATGGTTATCT